One segment of Peromyscus leucopus breed LL Stock chromosome 5, UCI_PerLeu_2.1, whole genome shotgun sequence DNA contains the following:
- the Zdhhc7 gene encoding palmitoyltransferase ZDHHC7 gives MQPSGHRLRDIEHHPLLTDNDTYDSASSEADMADRVWFIRDGCGMVCAVMTWLLVVYADFVVTFVMLLPSKDFWYSVVNGVIFNCLAVLALSSHLRTMLTDPGAVPKGNATKEYMESLQLKPGEVIYKCPKCCCIKPERAHHCSICKRCIRKMDHHCPWVNNCVGEKNQRFFVLFTMYIALSSVHALILCGLQFISCVRGQWTECSDFSPPITVILLVFLCLEGLLFFTFTAVMFGTQIHSICNDETEIERLKSEKPTWERRLRWEGMKSVFGGPPSLLWMNPFVGFRFRRLQVRARKGGPEFSV, from the exons ATGCAGCCGTCAGGACACAGGCTCCGGGACATCGAGCATCATCCTCTCCTGACCGACAATGACACTTACGATTCTGCGTCCTCTGAGGCCGACATGGCAGACAGGGTGTGGTTCATCCGTGATGGCTGTGGCATGGTCTGTGCTGTTATGACATGGCTTCTCGTCGTCTATGCAGACTTCGTGGTGACCTTCGTCATGTTGCTGCCTTCCAAAGACTTCTGGTACTCTGTGGTGAACGGAGTCATCTTCAACTGCTTGGCGGTGCTCGCACTGTCGTCCCACCTAAGAACCATGCTCACTGACCCC GGGGCTGTCCCCAAAGGCAATGCCACCAAGGAGTACATGGAGAGCTTGCAGCTGAAGCCTGGCGAGGTCATCTACAAGTGCCCCAAGTGCTGCTGCATCAAGCCGGAGCGTGCCCACCACTGCAG TATTTGCAAAAGGTGTATTCGGAAAATGGACCATCACTGCCCATGGGTGAACAACTGCGTAGGAGAAAAGAACCAGAGATTCTTCGTGCTCTTCACG ATGTATATAGCTCTGTCTTCAGTCCATGCTCTGATTCTCTGTGGGCTTCAGTTCATCTCCTGTGTCCGAGGGCAGTGGACAG AGTGCAGCGACTTCTCACCTCCCATAACTGTAATCCTGTTGGTCTTCCTGTGCCTTGAGGGCCTCCTGTTCTTCACGTTCACTGCGGTCATGTTTGGCACCCAGATCCACTCAATATGCAACGATGAAACA GAGATCGAGAGGCTGAAGAGCGAGAAACCGACGTGGGAGCGGAGACTGCGGTGGGAAGGGATGAAGTCTGTCTTCGGGggccccccctccctcctctggatGAACCCCTTTGTTGGCTTCCGATTCAGACGGCTGCAAGTGAGGGCTAGGAAAGGGGGCCCCGAGTTCTCTGTGTGA